TCCCGATAGAGTCTTGTATAGTGATAAGTACCTTTGTGATGGTGTAGTCGTGGTAAACGTTTCGGCAGTTATCCATTGGGATGATGGGCACATTCGCTTTGTGCAGCACGCTCGTGCCCGCCGCATCGTGGTTGCGACGCTTTCCCCATCCGATCACCGTGCAGTCCACATTTTTGGGCAGTGCCTGAAAGGGTCGTGGCAGACAAGAGTAGCCAATCCAGGTGGTGGCATTGGCTGGCTTAGGGAGCCTTtggagagaggaagagacTGGCAGATTGAGGAGGAGTTTCCAGGTTAGTTAGACGCATTTCTACCCACCTTAGAAGTGCCACATCGCTGTCGACCGTACGCCTATCGAAGTTCGGGTGTTTAAAGCTCTTCAGCACCCGCAGCTGCACCTCGGATCCGTCCTCGTAGTCGAGATTGTGCTCCCCTGTGGGTCATATCATATAGCTAGCTGTCCCAGGACTAATTTTTCTTGAAATACCCACCTAGGCGTACGTAGAGCACCTTCCGAACACAGTGGGCGGCTGTTAGGACCCAGCTGGGTGCAACGAGCGTGCCTCCGCAGAAGGCCTCCTTGAAGCGGTTCAGGATGGCCACCTGCCACGGCCACTCCCCCTTTCTAGCCGCCTTGCCACCAATAATCTTCAGCATGTTGTTCATGTTGCGTCGTCCGCTCCCGCTGCGCGCGATGCCGCAGTGGAGCTTGATCGGCGTGTATTCTGGCCCACGATAGCCCTTGCTGGTCATGATTACCCCAAGTTCGTTGTTCGTAAGCCTGTTCATTGCGGCGTCCGACTGCCTGCGCTGCATGGCAGGAGCTGAGCCGGGACCAGGCCTCGTCTCATAGGCGGGCGTCTTCTGAAACTGGGTCTGCAGCCACTGCTGGCAGAAGCTTCCCTCCGTGTAGCAGTAGGCGATCTCGCGGAGCACCTCGCGACCGCACTGCTCGTTGATCCGACACTTTCTGAGAGAAGGATAAAAGGAATAGCTGGGGGTTAGGGACGACTTCGTCAGGAGTGGCTCAATCTTACTTGTAGCGTCGCGTGGTGCATTTCGGAGTGCACCTGCTCCACCGGCTCCACTTGGAGTAAATACGTCTGCGGCGTGGAATGAGTCCGTCTGGCGTGTATCGTTCCTTCGGCGACTGTGGCCAGCTGTCGTTTCGGAAGTCGAGGTACTCCTCCGACTCCGGTTCGAGGTTCTCCTGCTCGAGATCAAAGTCCTCGTACTGGAAAATGTCGCCCTCtaggccgctgctgctgtccacgATCATGTTCCGTGGCCGCAGGGACTTTGGCTGCAAATAGTCGTCAAAATCATCATCTTCGTAGGAGTAGCTCGGCTTTTTAATCCTTTGCGGACGCTTCCTGGGGCGTTGTCGTCGCCTGTGGCGATTGTGTTTGAGCACAAAGAAGTCGCCGCGCTCTCCGGAGTACCCCGAGTCATCAgattcctgttcctgctcctgctcctcatcctcctcgcTGTACACCACTTTGGGACGATGCGGTGGCACCCTGTGCACGACCTCCACCGATTCGTGGGGAGGACTTGGCGGCCAATAACTGGTGGGGGGCTCTGGCGGGTGTGCTGTGGCGTAGGTAGAAGAGGGACCACttgaagcagcagccgctgcatTGATGATTATCGACGGCTGGCTGTGATGCTCCTGCTGGATGTGCACCGGCTCTCTGGCTATTGTCTGATGCCACTTCATAGGTGGATGTGGTGCCGGATGGCAGCTGCAATGCATAGCACACATACCGTACATAGATATATTGAACACCATAGATATTTGAATCAAGACCTAAAACTCCTCGCCACTCACCGTCGACACTTGCTCTGCTCCACGTGCTTGGTGTGACCACAACGGCGCTTCGCCTTGCAGTATCGCTCCCGTCGCTTGACGCACTCCTCGTCACAGGGCGTCCACTGGGTCCAGCGGCTGAAGGGCTGGTGATGGTTGATCGACCGTCGCCGGCCACTCCAGCGCTGGTGGGGCATACGCATCCGGTGGACCCGCTTTCCGTCGATCCAGTGGGAGCCATGGTACGACCGATGGTGGCCCAGTGCGTCTCGTATCTCTGCATTTATGGACCTTTTCGCCTCTTGGACGTGCCCACTCTGACGGGGAAAAGCATTTCAATTACCAACAGAGAAGGCTTCGGTTTCCTGTTTTATGGGACGGGACGTGTAATGCGATCTGCGACCCACAGTTTCGGACTCCCATTTCAGCAGCCGCCTTAGGCCGGTCGGAGGCCCTAAGGAGGCAGCCCCTCGACATTTGCTTCACCCAGCTTCACCCATCTGCCATAAATCAGACAATGGCACAGGCGAGATGTCGCCGCTTTTTATTTGAAGTGTCATTGCTCTCGACAGTTTCGGTGTCTGCGTTCGCATTGGGATCTCGTCTCCGAGAAAAGTACTTCGGTCCCAGCTCCAGTTCCCAATGCGACGCGCCGTCGGGCGCTATAAATAACATACGCTTTTTGCCGACACGGCAGAGCTGGCGATTGTCGTATCCCTACatccacagccatagccacagccacatccatcCCAAGTCTAAAATAGGCTTCGATGGCAGCCGCGTATCCCTATATAAATCCCCATATAACTGTTGCTTACAGAGGTAgtaattgcattttgtttgctttgggaTCTTTGTCGTTTCGGGATACGGCTCtccccaaaagtatgccataaatatttagtAGTTATTGAAGAATAAATGAACCCAAGTATCGAACAGGGTATATTGCTCTATAACTATCGTCATATCAACTAAATTCCCACACTGAGATCCACGTTTAGTAAAATCCCCCGTAGGTCATGGCCGTCTGTCTATCAAATTTTGGGGAACACTGGAGCCGCGAAATTCTCATGAAATCATGCGGAAAtacgaaccgaaccgagccgcATGCAATGCCCCCGGCACCACCTCAAGCTCAAGG
The sequence above is a segment of the Drosophila pseudoobscura strain MV-25-SWS-2005 chromosome X, UCI_Dpse_MV25, whole genome shotgun sequence genome. Coding sequences within it:
- the LOC4813525 gene encoding uncharacterized protein, which produces MKVMCYIFEFLSVVQLLVETQSGHVQEAKRSINAEIRDALGHHRSYHGSHWIDGKRVHRMRMPHQRWSGRRRSINHHQPFSRWTQWTPCDEECVKRRERYCKAKRRCGHTKHVEQSKCRRCHPAPHPPMKWHQTIAREPVHIQQEHHSQPSIIINAAAAASSGPSSTYATAHPPEPPTSYWPPSPPHESVEVVHRVPPHRPKVVYSEEDEEQEQEQESDDSGYSGERGDFFVLKHNRHRRRQRPRKRPQRIKKPSYSYEDDDFDDYLQPKSLRPRNMIVDSSSGLEGDIFQYEDFDLEQENLEPESEEYLDFRNDSWPQSPKERYTPDGLIPRRRRIYSKWSRWSRCTPKCTTRRYKKCRINEQCGREVLREIAYCYTEGSFCQQWLQTQFQKTPAYETRPGPGSAPAMQRRQSDAAMNRLTNNELGVIMTSKGYRGPEYTPIKLHCGIARSGSGRRNMNNMLKIIGGKAARKGEWPWQVAILNRFKEAFCGGTLVAPSWVLTAAHCVRKVLYVRLGEHNLDYEDGSEVQLRVLKSFKHPNFDRRTVDSDVALLRLPKPANATTWIGYSCLPRPFQALPKNVDCTVIGWGKRRNHDAAGTSVLHKANVPIIPMDNCRNVYHDYTITKNMFCAGHRRGLIDTCAGDSGGPLLCRDTTKPNHPWTIFGITSFGDGCAKRNKFGIYARVPNYVDWVWSVVNCNGNCKMQ